In Longimicrobium sp., the following proteins share a genomic window:
- a CDS encoding thiamine pyrophosphate-dependent dehydrogenase E1 component subunit alpha, translating into MANKTRARTTTIPHGLTRDQLLEMYRLVRLTRSLEERLELLFKQSKVIGGLFRSLGQEGESVASAYALRRRTDGTGDMLSPLIRNLGSMLTIGAKPVEVVKQYMAKGDSLARGKELNIHITDYDRGFVGQISPLGDLIPVMAGVALTFKQRGEDRVAMVYIGDGATSTGAFHEGVNFAAVQKLPLVVIVENNRWAYSTPSKFMTAARSFVDKAPGYGMAGEQVDGNDMLAVYGASKRAVERARSGGGATLIEVMTYRRKGHAQHDAQTYVDPAEIEHWASTNDPIDRYVKALLDNGWATAQELTGIGEQIDRELDEAVAEAEKSPLPPPEEALTDVYADGPVNAPWTRHEPADPTRA; encoded by the coding sequence CACGGGCTGACGCGCGACCAGCTGCTGGAGATGTACCGGCTGGTGCGGCTTACGCGCAGCCTGGAAGAACGGCTGGAGCTGCTGTTCAAGCAGAGCAAGGTGATCGGAGGGCTCTTCCGCTCGCTGGGGCAGGAAGGCGAGTCCGTCGCCAGTGCCTACGCGCTGAGGCGTCGCACGGACGGCACGGGAGACATGCTGTCGCCGCTGATCCGCAACCTGGGATCCATGCTCACCATCGGCGCCAAGCCCGTGGAGGTGGTCAAGCAGTACATGGCCAAGGGCGACTCGCTGGCACGGGGCAAGGAGCTGAACATCCACATCACCGACTACGATCGGGGCTTCGTCGGGCAGATCAGCCCGCTGGGCGACCTGATCCCGGTGATGGCGGGGGTGGCGCTCACCTTCAAGCAGCGCGGCGAAGACCGCGTGGCCATGGTCTATATCGGCGACGGGGCCACGTCGACCGGCGCGTTCCACGAGGGCGTGAACTTCGCCGCCGTGCAGAAGCTGCCGCTGGTGGTGATCGTCGAGAACAACCGCTGGGCGTACTCGACGCCGTCGAAGTTCATGACCGCCGCCAGGTCGTTCGTCGACAAGGCGCCTGGCTACGGGATGGCCGGCGAGCAGGTGGACGGCAACGACATGCTGGCCGTCTACGGCGCGTCCAAGCGGGCGGTGGAGCGTGCCCGGTCCGGCGGGGGCGCCACGCTGATCGAGGTGATGACGTACCGCCGCAAGGGCCACGCGCAGCACGACGCGCAAACCTACGTGGACCCGGCCGAGATCGAGCACTGGGCCAGCACCAACGATCCCATCGACCGCTACGTCAAGGCGCTGCTGGACAACGGCTGGGCCACCGCGCAGGAATTGACGGGCATTGGCGAACAGATCGACCGCGAGCTGGACGAGGCCGTGGCCGAAGCCGAGAAGAGCCCGCTTCCGCCGCCCGAGGAAGCGCTGACCGACGTGTACGCAGACGGCCCCGTGAACGCGCCCTGGACGCGCCACGAGCCCGCCGATCCCACCCGAGCCTGA